In a single window of the Arachis hypogaea cultivar Tifrunner chromosome 6, arahy.Tifrunner.gnm2.J5K5, whole genome shotgun sequence genome:
- the LOC112805830 gene encoding arabinogalactan O-methyltransferase 1-like, translating into MWDALNPRGNTLFIEENPRWTLSAMKRFPILNIHTVRYSTRISEADTLLSTYKAQCMGNQLTLKGNQHCPLALSRLPEEAYDRDWDMIMIDAPRGTEDPSPGKMAVIYSVAVMARERKRPGVTHVFLHDVDGRVEQQYAQEFLCMKYRVSVVNKLWHFVIPPSFSSDDTTAGFC; encoded by the coding sequence TCCAAGGTGGACTCTTTCGGCGATGAAGCGGTTTCCAATCCTAAACATCCACACGGTGCGTTACTCCACGCGCATCTCCGAAGCAGACACGCTCTTGTCCACGTACAAGGCGCAATGCATGGGGAATCAGCTAACGCTCAAGGGCAACCAGCATTGTCCGCTTGCCCTGAGCCGGTTGCCGGAAGAGGCGTACGATCGTGATTGGGATATGATCATGATCGACGCGCCTAGAGGGACAGAGGATCCGTCGCCGGGGAAGATGGCGGTGATATATTCGGTGGCGGTGATGGCGCGTGAGAGGAAGAGGCCGGGCGTGACGCACGTGTTCCTCCATGACGTGGATGGGAGGGTTGAGCAGCAATACGCGCAGGAGTTTCTGTGCATGAAATACAGAGTTAGCGTTGTTAATAAGCTTTGGCACTTTGTTATCCCACCTTCTTTTAGTTCTGATGATACTACTGCTGGATTCTGCTAA